From a single Bacillus gobiensis genomic region:
- a CDS encoding spore germination protein gives MILAVCYVLYLGIEVVARSAEVFIIILLLLGVAGNFLVLFSGYVDFHQLQPFLEDGWKPVFTTAFPRLLSFPFGEMIVFTMLYPYLNRPEAVKKVWLSAIISRRAYFKLYYRFEYCCTWCKKCGEIYVSFAINNWNGQLVRFYPTARCHCSFHLTAYRVF, from the coding sequence ATGATTCTTGCCGTTTGCTACGTCCTTTATCTTGGTATTGAAGTAGTTGCGAGATCAGCAGAGGTTTTTATTATCATCCTGCTTCTTCTTGGAGTTGCAGGGAATTTTTTAGTTCTTTTTTCGGGGTATGTTGATTTTCATCAGCTGCAGCCGTTTCTTGAAGATGGATGGAAGCCTGTCTTTACGACTGCCTTTCCGAGGCTTCTCTCTTTCCCTTTTGGAGAAATGATTGTTTTTACGATGCTGTACCCTTATTTAAATCGGCCTGAAGCGGTGAAAAAAGTTTGGCTGTCCGCCATCATTTCAAGGCGGGCTTATTTTAAGCTATACTACCGCTTTGAATATTGCTGTACTTGGTGTAAAAAATGTGGAGAGATCTACGTTTCCTTTGCTATCAACAATTGGAATGGTCAATTGGTTCGATTTTATCCAACGGCTCGATGTCATTGTAGTTTTCACCTTACTGCTTACCGTGTTTTTTAA
- a CDS encoding GerAB/ArcD/ProY family transporter: MEKAKINVIQLFALMFIFELRTTLVVSYGVTAGKEAWLATLFGLCGGIVLFFIHYYVMRHYPNLYLTGYARKIFGNYIGWAIGLIYIIYFLYIAARNLREFGDLLISSTMPNTPALGCQYFNDSCRLLRPLSWY, encoded by the coding sequence TTGGAAAAGGCCAAAATTAATGTCATTCAACTATTTGCTTTGATGTTCATTTTTGAACTCAGGACTACACTGGTTGTAAGTTACGGGGTAACTGCCGGCAAAGAAGCTTGGCTTGCGACTCTTTTCGGATTGTGCGGAGGGATTGTTTTATTTTTTATTCACTATTATGTCATGAGGCACTATCCAAATCTGTATTTGACCGGATACGCAAGAAAAATATTCGGTAATTACATAGGCTGGGCGATAGGTCTTATATATATTATTTACTTTTTGTACATAGCAGCTCGAAATCTAAGAGAATTCGGTGACTTGCTGATTTCTTCCACTATGCCAAATACACCGGCATTGGGCTGTCAATATTTTAATGATTCTTGCCGTTTGCTACGTCCTTTATCTTGGTATTGA
- a CDS encoding GerAB/ArcD/ProY family transporter, producing the protein MEKAKLSAIQLFSIMLFFELGSALVVSLASGAKKDAWFAIFLGMCGGIVLFFIYYFLYRQYPNLSFTGYARKIAGKYLGWMIGLIYVIYFLYAAARNLRDFGDLLRASTLTNTPVLAIIVLFLLVLCYVLFLGIETIGRTAEVFIVILIFFGVTASFLVFFSGYVDFHNLQPFLENGWEPILKTVPSIAFFPFGEFFVFTMLLPYLNQPELAKKVWLSALFTSGIILMFITSLNIAVLGLGEMEVATFPLLSTIGRVNLFDFIQRLDAVVVLSFLLTMFYKISIFFYSAIIGMVDLFKLKKHQILLPSGLILIILTMVISSDFSEHIEEGQKVVPYSLFLFIHILIPLSLLLVATVRNRFKKAN; encoded by the coding sequence ATGGAAAAAGCTAAATTAAGTGCCATTCAACTTTTTTCGATAATGTTATTTTTTGAGCTTGGAAGCGCTTTGGTCGTGAGCCTTGCCAGTGGTGCGAAAAAAGATGCTTGGTTTGCAATTTTTTTAGGAATGTGCGGGGGGATCGTCTTATTTTTCATATACTACTTTTTGTATCGCCAATATCCTAATCTGTCGTTCACCGGGTACGCCAGAAAAATTGCTGGCAAATATCTTGGTTGGATGATCGGCTTGATATATGTCATCTACTTTTTGTATGCTGCAGCCAGAAATCTGCGTGATTTTGGGGATCTGCTGCGTGCTTCAACTTTAACCAACACACCAGTGCTGGCGATTATCGTGTTATTCCTTCTTGTCCTCTGTTATGTATTGTTTCTAGGGATAGAAACAATAGGGAGGACCGCGGAAGTGTTTATTGTGATCCTGATCTTTTTTGGGGTTACTGCCAGTTTTCTCGTATTTTTTTCAGGCTATGTCGATTTCCATAACCTGCAACCTTTTCTTGAAAACGGATGGGAGCCCATTTTAAAAACAGTTCCGTCGATTGCCTTTTTCCCTTTCGGAGAATTTTTCGTCTTTACGATGCTGCTTCCGTATTTAAATCAGCCTGAATTAGCAAAAAAAGTTTGGCTGTCCGCTTTATTTACGAGCGGAATTATATTAATGTTTATAACCAGTTTAAACATTGCTGTTCTCGGTTTGGGAGAAATGGAAGTCGCTACGTTTCCGTTGCTGTCGACGATCGGAAGAGTGAACCTTTTCGATTTTATCCAACGGCTTGATGCTGTTGTTGTTCTTTCCTTCCTCTTAACCATGTTTTACAAAATCTCCATCTTTTTTTATAGTGCGATCATCGGAATGGTTGATTTGTTTAAGTTAAAAAAGCATCAAATACTTTTGCCGTCAGGATTAATCCTTATTATTTTAACTATGGTTATTTCTTCGGATTTTTCGGAGCATATTGAAGAAGGGCAAAAGGTTGTACCGTATTCTCTTTTCTTGTTTATTCACATATTAATCCCTTTGTCTTTGCTGCTAGTTGCGACGGTTCGCAACCGTTTTAAGAAAGCAAATTAG
- a CDS encoding Ger(x)C family spore germination protein, which produces MNRNPFIILVAFLSIFLLSGCWDRNELQELDVVGALGIDLNEDTENKYRVTVQIINEQKISTTQGQGGGSEAAPVTTFSASGSTIHEAFQKISPQSSQKLFFPHVQLMVIGEELAREEGIQDLFDWIERDSQFRTLFPILIARDHKAEELLQITTSLESVPAVGIADSLKNSRKGTSTQANQVIQQLSEKGVSLTGLQMTGNAENGNSVKNVQQISPETKVEIKGIAVFKQGKLTKWLDGSLERGAMWINKEVSETNINLPCKKEEKDVAVDLNRYILKIKAKIKNGKPVIDIKARAEGEISEVQCPIDLSKHESIEKLENEMAKKMKAEMVMAVEAAKEARSDFFHFGEYVNREDPKLYKKIEKTWDEEIFPETDINVDVQAFIRRTGLRTKSYIK; this is translated from the coding sequence ATGAATCGTAATCCATTCATCATATTAGTAGCATTTCTTTCGATTTTCTTGTTGTCAGGCTGCTGGGATCGCAACGAATTACAAGAACTGGATGTTGTGGGTGCACTTGGGATTGACCTTAACGAAGATACTGAAAACAAATATCGAGTGACAGTCCAAATTATTAATGAGCAAAAAATCTCTACTACACAAGGGCAGGGAGGGGGATCTGAAGCAGCCCCCGTTACGACCTTCTCGGCGTCAGGGAGCACTATTCACGAGGCTTTTCAAAAAATTTCGCCACAGTCCTCCCAGAAGCTTTTTTTTCCTCATGTCCAATTAATGGTGATTGGCGAGGAGCTGGCGAGAGAAGAAGGCATTCAAGATTTGTTTGATTGGATTGAACGCGATTCCCAGTTTCGAACGCTTTTTCCGATTTTAATCGCGAGAGATCATAAAGCAGAGGAGCTTCTCCAAATTACGACCTCATTAGAGTCTGTTCCTGCTGTTGGGATTGCTGATAGTCTGAAAAACAGCAGAAAGGGTACCAGCACCCAAGCGAATCAAGTCATTCAACAATTAAGCGAAAAAGGGGTAAGCTTGACTGGGCTTCAGATGACTGGAAACGCGGAAAATGGAAACAGCGTAAAAAATGTGCAGCAGATTTCTCCTGAGACTAAGGTGGAAATCAAAGGGATTGCCGTTTTTAAACAGGGGAAACTGACAAAGTGGCTGGATGGCTCCTTAGAGCGCGGAGCGATGTGGATAAATAAAGAAGTGAGCGAAACGAACATCAACCTTCCTTGTAAGAAGGAAGAAAAAGACGTTGCCGTAGATTTGAACCGTTACATTTTGAAAATTAAGGCGAAAATAAAAAATGGGAAACCGGTCATTGATATCAAGGCTCGGGCTGAAGGGGAAATTTCCGAAGTCCAATGTCCGATCGATCTCTCGAAGCATGAGTCCATTGAAAAACTTGAAAACGAGATGGCAAAGAAAATGAAAGCGGAAATGGTAATGGCAGTAGAAGCAGCCAAAGAGGCACGAAGCGACTTTTTTCACTTTGGCGAATATGTGAACCGTGAAGATCCAAAATTGTATAAAAAGATCGAAAAAACGTGGGATGAAGAAATATTTCCTGAAACGGATATTAACGTAGACGTGCAAGCATTTATTCGGAGAACAGGCTTGCGGACAAAGTCATATATTAAATAG
- a CDS encoding spore germination protein, whose translation MNSMWNRLLKKQKEKTMYYEESELPTKDVKISQSLDENIKNIKEVLGDSGDLIIRQFKMGKPTQHKVAAIHINGLADKELISVSIIERLMENVKNTDNVDPETPKELFAYIKENIITVATIEDITEWKKLLSSLISGQTMILADGVNKAIGCSVQGGELRSIAEPLTEPSVRGPKESFVEALITNTSMVRRRIKSPNLWVETMKLGKVTQTDVALLYVNGLVNEKLLAEVRERLGKIEADEIMGTNTIEEWIGDNIWTPWPTFLVTERPDVVAGNLMEGRVAIFVDGTPMPLVLPATWNQFFQTAEDYYLNWTVASFLRLLRIIAFLFTLLGPSLFIAFIAYHPEMIPTPLLISLQAQRQGVPFPVFIEALLMEFTFEVLREAGVRMPRPVGQAVSIVGALVLGDAAVAAGIVSSAMVIVVAGTAIASFTVPHYTMMDATRLLRFGMMTLAASFGLYGIGLGVIVLVAHTCSLRSFGIPYLAPFAPLIISDWKDSLLRFPKPLLSNRPRLVSQKKIMRAGDTQDLRPTPRKNHTLDQEPKRDSNES comes from the coding sequence ATGAATAGTATGTGGAACCGCTTATTAAAAAAACAAAAAGAGAAAACGATGTATTATGAAGAATCGGAATTACCCACTAAAGACGTAAAAATCAGCCAGAGTTTAGATGAAAATATAAAAAATATTAAAGAGGTTTTAGGAGACAGCGGTGACTTAATCATTCGCCAATTTAAAATGGGGAAACCTACCCAGCACAAAGTGGCTGCTATTCATATCAACGGGTTGGCCGATAAAGAACTGATCAGTGTTTCGATCATTGAAAGACTAATGGAGAACGTGAAAAATACTGATAATGTCGATCCCGAGACCCCGAAAGAACTTTTTGCCTACATTAAAGAAAATATTATAACAGTAGCAACGATAGAGGATATTACAGAATGGAAAAAGCTACTCTCTTCACTTATATCAGGGCAAACCATGATTCTTGCTGATGGCGTGAATAAAGCCATTGGCTGCTCTGTGCAAGGCGGGGAGTTACGGTCCATTGCTGAACCTTTGACAGAACCTTCAGTCAGGGGGCCGAAGGAAAGCTTTGTTGAGGCTCTTATTACGAATACATCCATGGTTCGCCGCAGGATTAAAAGCCCAAATCTATGGGTAGAAACGATGAAGCTGGGGAAGGTTACACAAACGGATGTGGCTTTATTGTACGTAAATGGATTAGTCAACGAAAAGCTTCTTGCCGAAGTCAGAGAGCGGCTAGGTAAAATAGAAGCCGATGAAATTATGGGGACAAACACAATTGAAGAATGGATTGGGGATAACATATGGACTCCTTGGCCTACGTTTCTTGTGACGGAACGTCCGGATGTTGTGGCGGGAAATTTGATGGAAGGGCGTGTCGCTATTTTTGTTGACGGGACGCCAATGCCGTTAGTTTTGCCTGCGACCTGGAATCAATTTTTTCAAACGGCTGAGGATTATTATTTAAATTGGACCGTTGCCAGTTTTTTGCGGCTTCTTCGAATTATTGCATTTTTATTTACTCTTTTAGGACCGTCTTTGTTTATTGCCTTTATTGCGTATCACCCGGAAATGATTCCAACCCCTTTGTTGATCAGTCTGCAAGCTCAGCGTCAAGGTGTTCCTTTTCCAGTTTTTATCGAGGCGCTGTTAATGGAATTTACCTTCGAGGTGCTGCGGGAGGCGGGAGTGCGGATGCCGCGGCCTGTAGGACAGGCGGTTTCTATCGTTGGAGCATTAGTATTGGGAGACGCCGCAGTTGCAGCGGGAATTGTTTCAAGTGCCATGGTCATTGTCGTGGCAGGGACTGCCATAGCCAGTTTTACCGTCCCCCATTATACAATGATGGATGCGACGCGTTTACTGCGGTTTGGAATGATGACATTGGCTGCTTCATTCGGGCTTTACGGAATTGGACTTGGAGTCATAGTATTAGTCGCGCACACGTGCAGCCTGCGCTCGTTCGGAATTCCCTATTTGGCACCCTTTGCTCCTTTGATTATTTCGGATTGGAAAGATTCGCTCCTCCGTTTCCCGAAGCCGCTTTTATCTAATCGACCTCGCCTAGTTAGCCAAAAGAAAATTATGAGGGCAGGCGATACACAAGATTTGCGGCCGACTCCGAGAAAAAATCATACACTTGATCAAGAACCAAAGAGGGATTCCAATGAATCGTAA
- a CDS encoding DUF3231 family protein → MMEDKLKIRLTAAEMASLWTQYMNDTASICALTHFLEKLEDEEVRPVIEFALQATKTNISFLQNLFQKEDFPIPVGFNEQDVNPTAPKLFSDSFVLMYLRNMSILGMAASSLAIGVVTRTDVVGFHKSVLDASVRLQELSKEVMLNQGIYLRPPYISVPDKVDFIEKQRFLAGFFGGKRVLTGIEITHLFINVQTNSIGKALMVGFAQVAQKQDVKQYLLRGKQIAQKHIDLFSDVLRKEDLPAPMTWDASVSDSTTKVFSDKLIMYHVTAMIAAGIGNYGTAMAASPRRDIAMNYASIIPEISLYAEDGANIMIKHGWLEEPPQADDRNQLVKG, encoded by the coding sequence ATGATGGAAGATAAATTAAAGATTCGTTTAACAGCGGCAGAAATGGCAAGCTTGTGGACGCAGTATATGAATGATACGGCTTCCATATGTGCTTTAACGCATTTTTTAGAGAAGTTAGAAGATGAGGAAGTTCGTCCTGTTATCGAATTTGCGTTACAGGCCACTAAAACAAATATTTCGTTCTTACAGAACTTGTTTCAGAAAGAGGACTTTCCGATACCGGTTGGATTTAATGAGCAAGATGTGAATCCGACAGCTCCGAAATTATTTTCTGACTCTTTTGTATTAATGTATTTACGAAACATGTCCATTCTTGGTATGGCGGCAAGCAGCTTGGCCATTGGAGTTGTTACTCGGACAGATGTGGTCGGTTTTCATAAAAGTGTGTTAGATGCTTCCGTTCGATTGCAAGAATTATCAAAAGAGGTCATGCTTAATCAAGGAATTTATTTAAGGCCGCCGTATATTTCAGTTCCAGATAAGGTTGATTTTATTGAGAAACAGCGGTTTTTAGCAGGGTTTTTTGGCGGGAAAAGAGTGTTAACTGGGATTGAAATCACTCACCTGTTTATTAACGTTCAAACCAATTCGATTGGTAAGGCTTTGATGGTAGGCTTTGCTCAAGTCGCTCAAAAGCAGGATGTGAAACAATACTTATTAAGAGGAAAGCAAATTGCCCAAAAGCATATTGATTTATTTAGCGACGTCTTAAGAAAAGAGGATTTGCCAGCTCCGATGACCTGGGATGCTTCAGTTTCTGATTCTACGACAAAAGTATTTTCTGACAAGTTGATTATGTATCATGTCACCGCTATGATAGCTGCCGGAATCGGTAATTATGGGACAGCAATGGCCGCGAGCCCGCGAAGAGATATCGCCATGAATTATGCATCAATCATCCCAGAAATTTCATTGTATGCAGAAGACGGGGCAAATATTATGATAAAGCATGGATGGCTGGAAGAGCCTCCGCAGGCAGATGATCGTAATCAGTTAGTAAAGGGTTAA
- a CDS encoding alpha/beta fold hydrolase encodes MMSEKESQLHDDILKQFMRFTDIWNTPEPEVGPTYRIPVWKKNKATLWYYPAKKKKYSIPLFLVYSLVNKAFILDLAPGTSMIEAFVNAGYDVYLLDFGIPGYEDKDISLDMYIMDYIQSAVKRAFRHSEAEELTVIAYCLGGTLAAIYAAVSEEPIKNLVLNVAPIDFHQYPVFDQWIEALKDGEVDHSIIDAIGIVPAKFMEAGMRMVSSPVYFSHYLSLLARADNQEYVDHWRRFNKWTVGHVPFPGKALKQLTENIGKDNKLVNGGMVIEGKNADLSNIHANLLVITAENDRLVPIEMSSPIMELVSSKDKTLEVITAGHATFTVKDGLPPHLDKWLSKRSNPLY; translated from the coding sequence ATGATGTCAGAAAAAGAGAGTCAACTTCATGATGATATTCTAAAACAATTCATGCGATTCACAGATATATGGAATACTCCAGAGCCTGAAGTCGGTCCAACCTACCGCATTCCTGTCTGGAAGAAAAACAAAGCTACTCTCTGGTATTATCCTGCCAAAAAGAAAAAGTACAGCATCCCTTTATTTCTTGTATACTCTCTTGTCAATAAAGCGTTTATCCTTGATTTAGCTCCGGGAACGAGCATGATTGAAGCGTTTGTAAATGCAGGTTACGATGTATATTTACTAGATTTTGGCATTCCAGGCTATGAAGATAAGGACATTTCTCTAGACATGTATATTATGGATTACATCCAATCAGCTGTGAAACGGGCATTTCGTCATTCAGAAGCTGAAGAACTAACCGTCATTGCCTATTGTTTAGGTGGAACCCTTGCTGCAATCTATGCAGCGGTATCTGAAGAACCAATTAAGAACCTTGTTCTGAATGTTGCACCGATTGACTTTCATCAATATCCAGTCTTTGATCAATGGATTGAAGCTCTCAAAGACGGTGAGGTAGATCATAGTATCATAGATGCGATAGGAATTGTTCCCGCGAAATTCATGGAAGCGGGGATGCGTATGGTTAGCTCTCCTGTATACTTCAGTCACTATTTGTCTCTTTTGGCCCGGGCTGATAACCAAGAGTATGTCGACCACTGGCGACGCTTTAATAAATGGACAGTAGGACACGTCCCGTTTCCAGGAAAAGCTTTGAAACAATTGACTGAAAATATTGGTAAAGATAACAAACTCGTTAATGGAGGGATGGTTATTGAAGGGAAGAATGCAGATCTTTCCAATATCCATGCAAACCTCCTTGTTATTACAGCAGAAAATGATCGGCTTGTCCCGATAGAAATGAGCTCTCCAATTATGGAGCTGGTATCCAGCAAGGATAAAACGTTAGAAGTGATAACAGCAGGCCATGCTACGTTCACAGTTAAAGATGGTTTACCTCCACACTTGGATAAATGGCTTAGTAAACGGTCTAATCCGTTATATTAA
- a CDS encoding beta-propeller fold lactonase family protein — protein sequence MVGCAYIANAKTANVSVINLQTNETVQTIEVENSPHHIAITKHWRFAYVTNKDSASVSVIDILTNIMSKRIEVGNSPCHIAITPDEKLAYVANQDSANVSVIDVGTNTKITDIEVGDNPFHIKVTPDGKQAYVLKRPSKNISVIDVQTSSKISDIEVGENPSDIAFTLDGKQAYVANANSENVSVIDIHANTLIQTIGVGSIPFQIRITPDGKKVYVANIASDNVTVINVETNAIIQTIKVGRIPFHFAITPDGKRAYVVNANSSNVTVIDIETNTSVQTIEVGDLPFHIVISPDETRAFVANQNSANVTVIDIETDSRITDIKVGDAPLYIAIN from the coding sequence ATGGTAGGCTGTGCCTATATCGCGAATGCTAAAACCGCCAATGTGTCGGTGATTAATCTCCAAACAAACGAAACTGTGCAAACTATTGAGGTAGAAAATAGCCCACACCATATCGCGATCACCAAACACTGGAGATTCGCTTATGTTACGAATAAAGATTCCGCCAGCGTCTCAGTGATTGATATCCTGACCAACATAATGAGCAAGAGGATAGAGGTTGGGAATTCACCTTGCCATATTGCGATCACCCCGGACGAAAAATTGGCCTACGTTGCCAATCAGGATTCCGCTAATGTCTCAGTGATTGATGTCGGGACGAACACCAAGATTACCGATATCGAAGTTGGGGATAATCCCTTCCATATCAAGGTTACGCCGGACGGGAAACAGGCCTATGTTTTAAAAAGGCCGTCGAAAAATATTTCGGTGATCGATGTTCAGACGAGTTCCAAGATTTCTGATATCGAAGTTGGCGAAAATCCCTCCGACATCGCATTCACCCTCGACGGGAAACAGGCTTATGTCGCAAATGCGAATTCAGAAAATGTCTCGGTAATTGATATCCATGCTAATACCTTGATCCAAACGATTGGGGTAGGCAGTATCCCGTTCCAGATCAGAATTACTCCTGACGGGAAAAAGGTCTATGTTGCAAACATTGCTTCGGATAATGTGACAGTGATTAATGTAGAAACCAATGCGATTATTCAAACGATTAAAGTTGGACGTATCCCTTTTCACTTCGCGATTACCCCTGACGGGAAAAGGGCATATGTCGTGAATGCTAATTCCTCCAATGTGACGGTTATTGATATCGAGACCAACACGAGTGTTCAAACGATAGAGGTCGGTGATTTGCCATTCCACATAGTCATCAGCCCAGACGAGACACGAGCTTTTGTTGCAAACCAAAATTCCGCCAATGTGACGGTTATTGATATTGAGACCGACTCGAGAATAACGGATATTAAAGTGGGTGATGCCCCGCTTTATATCGCGATCAACTAA
- a CDS encoding AMP-binding protein yields MKIERPWLDSYPDEIPHDLTYENKPLHSFLTDTANTYPDHQSIYFLGKKMRFREVHEAALKLAAYLQKIGIKKGDRVALMLPNCPQAVISYYGILFSGGIVVPTNPLFTERELEYQLKDSECTAIISLDLLYPRIIKMKKATKLSHLIITSIKDYLPFPKNILYRFTQKKNSLVTIKENEETHLFKRIIKNTNGLPEIIDIDPLHDIAVLQYTGGTTGLPKGAMLTHRNIVANTKMCGACLYKLKKGSRESTLGIVPFFHVYGMTTVLNYSVLQAFQMILLPKFDALDALKTIHKLKPSLFPGAPTIYIALLNHPDENKYDLSSIDTCISGSASLPVEVKNQFEKATGGKLVEGYGLSEASPVTHTNFMWGKNKPGSIGCPWPGTDAAIYSEETGGALPPYERGELIVKGPQVMKGYWNNPEETAAVLRDGWLFTGDIAYMDEEGFFYIVDRKKDIIIASGYNIYPREIEEVFYEHEAIREVIVAGIPDPYRGETVKAYVVLKQHATLTEKELDEYARTHLAPYKVPKIYEFRDELPKTTVGKILRRALIEEEKAKMNH; encoded by the coding sequence ATGAAGATTGAAAGGCCTTGGCTAGACAGCTATCCTGACGAAATTCCTCATGATTTGACATACGAAAACAAACCGCTGCACTCTTTTTTAACAGACACCGCCAACACCTATCCCGATCATCAATCCATTTACTTTCTCGGCAAAAAAATGAGGTTTCGTGAAGTCCACGAAGCAGCGTTAAAGCTTGCTGCATATTTGCAAAAAATCGGCATTAAAAAAGGCGACCGGGTAGCCCTCATGCTGCCAAACTGCCCACAAGCCGTGATTTCATACTACGGGATTCTCTTTTCTGGAGGCATTGTCGTGCCAACGAATCCCTTATTTACGGAAAGAGAGCTGGAATATCAATTAAAGGACAGTGAATGTACAGCGATCATTTCACTCGACTTACTATATCCGCGCATCATAAAAATGAAAAAGGCAACTAAATTATCCCATCTCATTATCACAAGCATCAAAGACTATTTGCCCTTCCCGAAAAATATACTGTACAGATTTACTCAAAAGAAAAATAGTCTCGTCACGATCAAAGAAAATGAGGAAACTCACCTCTTCAAAAGAATCATTAAAAATACGAACGGTCTTCCGGAGATCATTGACATTGACCCCCTCCATGATATCGCTGTATTGCAATATACAGGCGGGACAACAGGCCTTCCAAAGGGAGCTATGCTGACTCACCGGAACATTGTCGCCAATACGAAAATGTGTGGGGCATGTCTCTATAAATTAAAGAAAGGCTCGAGAGAATCGACTTTAGGAATTGTACCATTTTTTCACGTCTATGGTATGACGACCGTATTAAATTACAGTGTTTTGCAAGCATTTCAAATGATCCTGCTTCCAAAATTTGATGCCCTTGACGCGTTGAAAACGATTCACAAGCTGAAACCAAGCCTTTTTCCAGGAGCACCAACGATCTATATCGCTCTTTTAAACCACCCGGATGAGAACAAATATGATTTATCCTCTATTGACACCTGTATCAGCGGCTCTGCCTCACTGCCTGTCGAAGTCAAGAATCAATTTGAAAAGGCCACCGGCGGAAAGCTTGTCGAGGGTTACGGCTTATCAGAAGCTTCGCCAGTGACCCATACGAATTTCATGTGGGGCAAAAACAAACCGGGCAGCATCGGCTGCCCATGGCCGGGAACAGATGCTGCCATTTACTCGGAGGAAACAGGCGGAGCGCTTCCTCCTTACGAACGGGGCGAATTAATTGTTAAAGGCCCCCAAGTGATGAAGGGATATTGGAATAACCCCGAAGAAACAGCAGCCGTATTACGAGATGGCTGGCTCTTCACCGGAGACATCGCTTATATGGACGAAGAGGGGTTCTTCTATATTGTCGATCGAAAAAAAGACATAATCATTGCGAGCGGCTATAATATTTATCCTCGTGAAATCGAAGAGGTGTTCTATGAGCACGAAGCTATCCGGGAAGTAATCGTTGCCGGGATTCCTGATCCATACCGTGGAGAAACTGTGAAAGCCTATGTTGTGTTAAAGCAGCATGCGACATTGACAGAAAAAGAACTGGATGAGTATGCGAGAACGCACCTGGCACCTTACAAAGTGCCCAAAATTTACGAGTTTCGCGATGAACTGCCGAAAACAACAGTAGGAAAAATCTTAAGAAGAGCGTTAATTGAAGAAGAAAAAGCAAAAATGAACCATTGA
- a CDS encoding enoyl-CoA hydratase — translation MENLTLAVDQRIATITFNRPPANALSKGLLKELSECLDQIEGSPDVRAVIICGEGRFFSAGADIKEFTRAIASNKKTFSERGQQILEQIESFPKPIIAAIHGAALGGGLELAMACHIRIAEGGAKLGLPELNLGIIPGFAGTQRLPKYVGTAKALEMIGTAQPISGKEAYEIGLVTTLVNDREEALVKAYELAEQFAEKSPKTLKYVLELLNANKTNSYERALKLEAKRFGEVFQSQDSKEGIQAFLEKRKPNFKGE, via the coding sequence ATGGAAAACCTAACGTTAGCTGTCGATCAACGAATCGCTACCATTACATTCAACCGTCCGCCGGCAAATGCTTTATCTAAAGGGCTTTTGAAAGAATTATCGGAATGCCTGGATCAAATTGAAGGCAGCCCTGATGTTCGTGCGGTCATCATTTGCGGTGAGGGCAGGTTTTTTTCGGCAGGAGCTGACATAAAGGAATTTACACGCGCAATCGCTTCAAATAAAAAGACTTTTTCTGAAAGAGGCCAGCAGATCTTGGAACAGATCGAATCGTTCCCAAAGCCAATCATTGCAGCTATCCATGGAGCTGCACTCGGCGGAGGGCTGGAGCTTGCGATGGCTTGCCATATCCGGATTGCAGAAGGCGGTGCCAAGCTCGGATTGCCGGAGCTAAACTTAGGCATCATCCCCGGTTTTGCCGGAACACAGCGGCTCCCGAAATATGTTGGCACTGCGAAAGCACTGGAAATGATAGGGACAGCCCAACCGATCAGCGGGAAAGAAGCCTATGAAATCGGTCTTGTTACAACCCTTGTGAACGATCGAGAAGAAGCTTTAGTCAAAGCCTATGAATTGGCAGAGCAATTTGCCGAAAAAAGCCCGAAAACCTTAAAATACGTTTTGGAGCTCCTGAATGCAAATAAAACCAATTCTTATGAAAGAGCGCTAAAGCTGGAAGCGAAGCGATTCGGCGAGGTTTTTCAATCTCAGGATTCGAAGGAAGGCATCCAAGCTTTCCTTGAGAAAAGGAAGCCAAATTTTAAAGGCGAGTAG